From one Luteolibacter sp. Y139 genomic stretch:
- a CDS encoding response regulator transcription factor: protein MNNTATTPIRIWICEDHANFAKQISRLIAAEDDLECEKAFNHPDDLMAELNYCAQPPDMLMLDLGLPGKDGLQVMREVKAKVPDQRIVILTSFDDRERVYRAICNGASGYLLKTADPDDILAGIRDVMNGSAALSSPIASMILEGFAKHGPVEETEPLTSREEEVLRLLVKGFIKKEIAEQLDISQHTVDMHLRAVYRKLHVRTQTEAVSKALRKGLV from the coding sequence ATGAATAACACAGCCACCACCCCGATCCGGATCTGGATCTGCGAAGATCATGCGAACTTTGCGAAACAGATCAGTCGCCTGATCGCGGCCGAGGACGACCTCGAATGCGAAAAGGCCTTCAATCACCCCGACGACCTCATGGCGGAGCTCAACTACTGCGCTCAGCCACCCGACATGCTCATGCTCGATCTCGGACTGCCCGGCAAGGACGGCCTCCAGGTCATGCGTGAAGTCAAAGCGAAGGTCCCCGACCAGCGCATCGTCATCCTCACCTCCTTCGACGACCGCGAGCGCGTCTACCGCGCCATCTGCAACGGCGCCTCCGGCTACCTCCTCAAGACCGCCGATCCCGATGACATCCTCGCCGGGATCCGCGATGTCATGAATGGCTCCGCCGCCCTCAGCAGCCCCATCGCCAGCATGATCCTCGAAGGCTTCGCCAAGCACGGCCCCGTCGAAGAAACCGAACCCCTCACCAGCCGCGAGGAAGAAGTCCTCCGCCTCCTCGTGAAAGGCTTCATCAAGAAGGAAATCGCCGAGCAACTCGACATCTCCCAACACACCGTCGACATGCACCTCCGCGCCGTCTACCGCAAGCTGCACGTCCGCACCCAGACCGAAGCCGTCTCCAAAGCCCTCCGCAAGGGCCTGGTCTAA
- a CDS encoding sensor histidine kinase gives MKIQPMRLPGLCVALSLLTTLLPDLIAAAPTGQQMNPIGRVARLFNRNLVEVEARAQWLQASLGYLAAFEEKPLKEELGWRCGCFDQSAGNPWVALDLGKEVQLGEIFLIPAQRQTGDLNDLFPRRFTVEAACQPDFSDARVIHTTGRVPQGSPSGYPLRLAGDGKPARHIRLTLEEGHPRGLKNTAALSEIFVFNFERHPVSFGAKVTASQSVDVPGIWDPKYLVDGRTPLGLWEGGANAWTSSRGDCMEVTAEDPRTEWILDFGKSATIDRLVLFPYALPELSGPGVVPPRLRVEAAGRPDFSDAVLIATTGDENLPADLTTPLVLPTKPVPARYLRVVSDKAWQLGNRHLQALGEIEAWSGNDNLASKLPISVHNGGLDHPISELTDGVGSYQILPIYSWLTQLVERRQVEEKLAKANGDRATMAAESELNTTWGGAVALGLTFLIPVAIVERRRLVSRTQLDKLRKRIASDLHDDIGSNLGSISIIARAAKRQMEKQLGPGELTNDLGEVEIIARESSLAMRDIVWLLERRQDTIGDLVQRMRDCAARLLRDVEYSLVCRSSKTTAKLTLDAKRHLFLFYKEALHNIVKHSKATTVVVRLYDVRDKLVMEVVDNGVGLPRGEGDQMAAVKKITDRARVLEGVLNVESQPGQGTTLRLTVKRTSLMATKKMSHE, from the coding sequence ATGAAAATCCAACCCATGAGGCTTCCCGGCCTCTGTGTTGCGCTGAGCCTCCTCACCACCCTACTCCCCGATCTCATCGCTGCCGCTCCCACCGGCCAGCAGATGAACCCGATCGGCCGCGTGGCCCGGTTGTTCAATCGCAATCTCGTCGAGGTGGAAGCCCGAGCCCAATGGCTTCAGGCCAGCTTGGGCTATCTCGCCGCCTTCGAGGAAAAGCCCCTCAAGGAAGAGCTCGGCTGGCGTTGCGGTTGCTTTGACCAATCCGCCGGCAATCCCTGGGTAGCCCTCGACCTAGGTAAAGAGGTGCAGCTGGGTGAGATTTTCCTGATCCCCGCCCAGCGCCAGACCGGCGACCTGAATGACCTCTTCCCCCGCCGCTTCACCGTCGAGGCCGCCTGTCAGCCGGATTTCTCGGATGCCCGTGTCATCCACACCACCGGCAGGGTTCCCCAGGGCTCGCCATCCGGCTACCCGCTCCGCCTCGCCGGCGATGGCAAGCCAGCCCGCCACATCCGCCTCACCCTTGAGGAAGGTCACCCCCGCGGCCTGAAAAACACCGCCGCCCTCTCGGAAATCTTCGTCTTCAATTTCGAGCGCCATCCCGTCTCCTTCGGCGCCAAGGTCACCGCCAGCCAATCCGTGGACGTCCCCGGCATCTGGGACCCGAAGTATCTCGTCGATGGCCGCACCCCGCTCGGCCTCTGGGAAGGCGGCGCCAATGCTTGGACCAGCTCCCGCGGCGATTGCATGGAAGTCACCGCCGAAGATCCCCGCACCGAGTGGATCCTCGACTTCGGCAAGTCCGCCACCATCGACCGCCTCGTCCTCTTCCCCTACGCCCTCCCGGAACTCTCCGGCCCCGGCGTCGTCCCGCCTCGCCTGAGAGTCGAAGCCGCCGGCCGCCCTGACTTCAGCGATGCCGTCCTGATCGCCACCACCGGCGATGAAAACCTTCCCGCCGACCTCACCACCCCGCTGGTCCTCCCGACCAAGCCCGTGCCCGCCCGTTACCTCCGCGTCGTTTCCGACAAAGCCTGGCAACTCGGCAACCGCCACCTCCAGGCCCTCGGCGAAATCGAAGCCTGGTCCGGCAATGACAACCTCGCCTCCAAGCTTCCCATCTCCGTCCACAATGGCGGACTCGATCATCCCATCAGCGAGCTGACCGATGGCGTCGGCAGCTATCAGATCCTCCCGATCTATTCATGGCTCACCCAGCTCGTCGAACGCCGCCAGGTCGAGGAGAAGCTCGCGAAGGCGAATGGCGACCGCGCCACCATGGCCGCAGAGAGTGAGCTGAATACCACCTGGGGCGGTGCCGTTGCCCTCGGCCTCACCTTCCTCATCCCCGTCGCCATCGTCGAACGCCGCCGCCTCGTGTCGCGCACCCAGCTCGATAAGTTGCGCAAGCGCATCGCCTCCGACCTGCACGATGACATCGGCAGTAATCTCGGCAGTATCTCCATCATCGCCCGCGCCGCGAAGCGCCAGATGGAGAAGCAGCTCGGCCCCGGCGAACTCACCAATGACCTCGGCGAAGTCGAGATCATCGCCCGCGAGAGCTCCCTCGCCATGCGCGACATCGTCTGGTTGTTAGAGCGGCGCCAGGATACCATCGGTGATCTCGTCCAGCGTATGCGTGACTGCGCCGCCCGCCTTTTGCGCGATGTCGAGTATTCGCTCGTCTGCCGCTCTTCCAAGACCACCGCCAAGCTCACGCTGGATGCGAAGCGCCATCTCTTCCTTTTCTACAAGGAAGCCCTTCACAATATCGTCAAGCACTCGAAGGCCACCACCGTCGTGGTTCGCCTCTACGATGTCCGCGACAAGCTCGTCATGGAAGTCGTCGACAATGGCGTCGGCCTCCCCCGCGGCGAAGGCGACCAGATGGCCGCCGTCAAAAAAATCACCGATCGGGCCCGCGTGCTCGAAGGAGTCCTGAACGTGGAGTCGCAGCCAGGCCAAGGCACGACCCTGCGGCTTACCGTGAAGCGAACCAGCCTGATGGCCACCAAGAAAATGTCCCATGAATAA
- a CDS encoding TPM domain-containing protein: MRCPYCRTRLEEMSPECPSCRLTLDRANALLGPMPRISTGISDLAGALPNGDAKKIAKAISRLMWTFPQVSMNVLLHAFPAEHPFELHVFWIFNSAGLSPDYQKAGENRTILLALDPAQGKSAIMVGYGLEPYLGDEALDHLLELSEPAWKAGEWTRGILDLLTGLDRLLESAALEVANGFGLSALATPQRGTEF; encoded by the coding sequence ATGCGCTGCCCGTATTGCCGGACGCGATTGGAGGAAATGTCGCCGGAGTGTCCCTCCTGCCGGCTCACCCTCGACCGCGCCAATGCGCTCCTCGGCCCCATGCCGCGGATCTCCACCGGCATCTCCGACCTCGCGGGCGCCCTGCCAAATGGCGACGCGAAGAAAATCGCCAAGGCGATCAGCCGCCTCATGTGGACCTTCCCCCAGGTCAGCATGAATGTGCTGCTGCATGCGTTCCCCGCCGAGCATCCCTTCGAGCTCCACGTCTTCTGGATCTTCAATTCCGCCGGACTCTCACCGGACTACCAGAAGGCTGGCGAAAACCGCACCATCCTCCTCGCGCTGGATCCCGCTCAGGGAAAGTCCGCCATCATGGTCGGCTACGGGCTGGAGCCCTACCTCGGCGACGAAGCCCTCGACCACCTGCTCGAACTCTCCGAGCCCGCATGGAAAGCCGGTGAATGGACCCGCGGCATCCTTGATCTCCTCACCGGACTCGACCGCTTGCTGGAAAGCGCCGCTCTCGAAGTCGCCAACGGCTTCGGCCTCAGCGCCCTCGCCACACCCCAGCGCGGCACCGAGTTCTAG
- the fabG gene encoding 3-oxoacyl-[acyl-carrier-protein] reductase, whose protein sequence is MQRFAGKTAVVTGGGRGIGGAIAMAFAAEGAKVAVVSRSESSCGKSAEEINAVYPGAAKAYAIDVADHEAVQELGKTILADFGSVNILVNNAGVTRDGLLMRMKEEDWDTVLDTNLKGAFNTVKAFMRPLMKAEDPRIINIASVIGLIGNAGQANYAASKAGLIGFTKSVARELSGRAVTCNAVAPGFITTDMTGDLPEKVRDEVLGKIPLASFGDVGDISAAVLFLASKEARYITGQVLAVDGGMTM, encoded by the coding sequence ATGCAGCGTTTTGCAGGAAAGACAGCGGTGGTCACCGGCGGTGGCCGCGGGATCGGGGGAGCCATTGCGATGGCCTTCGCCGCCGAGGGAGCGAAGGTTGCGGTGGTGAGCCGTAGCGAGTCGAGCTGTGGCAAGTCGGCCGAGGAGATCAATGCGGTCTATCCGGGTGCTGCGAAGGCTTATGCGATCGACGTGGCGGACCACGAGGCGGTGCAGGAGCTGGGCAAGACGATCCTCGCTGATTTCGGCAGCGTGAACATTCTGGTGAACAATGCCGGGGTGACCCGCGATGGGCTGCTGATGCGGATGAAGGAAGAGGACTGGGATACGGTGCTCGATACGAATCTCAAGGGGGCCTTCAATACGGTGAAGGCTTTCATGCGGCCGCTGATGAAGGCGGAGGATCCGCGGATCATCAACATCGCGTCGGTGATCGGGCTGATTGGCAATGCAGGGCAGGCGAACTATGCGGCGTCGAAGGCGGGGCTGATTGGCTTTACGAAGTCGGTGGCGCGCGAACTGTCCGGGCGTGCGGTGACTTGCAATGCGGTGGCGCCGGGGTTCATCACCACGGACATGACCGGTGATCTGCCGGAGAAGGTGCGGGATGAAGTGCTGGGCAAGATTCCGCTCGCGAGCTTCGGCGATGTGGGCGACATCTCGGCAGCCGTCCTTTTCCTGGCTAGCAAGGAGGCCCGTTACATCACGGGGCAAGTACTTGCTGTCGATGGTGGGATGACGATGTAA
- a CDS encoding SixA phosphatase family protein produces the protein MELLVIRHAKAEDHGHPGGDGARALVTKGFEQSAKLGRLLKRVDRRPDVVLTSPLVRARQTAETLCEAAEMPGPVVQGWLACGMDPEAAIRELVAFSDFERVAIVGHEPDLSSLIEWLLGCSGSSVEVKKASITGLLVHPPAWHARLLFHIPPSMIGE, from the coding sequence ATGGAGCTACTCGTCATCCGCCACGCGAAAGCTGAAGACCACGGGCATCCCGGAGGGGACGGCGCGCGTGCGCTGGTGACGAAGGGCTTCGAGCAATCGGCCAAGCTGGGCCGGTTGCTCAAGCGAGTGGACCGGCGGCCGGACGTGGTGCTGACGAGTCCGCTGGTGCGTGCGCGTCAGACGGCGGAGACGCTGTGCGAGGCGGCGGAGATGCCGGGGCCGGTGGTGCAGGGGTGGCTGGCTTGTGGGATGGATCCGGAGGCGGCGATCCGTGAGCTGGTGGCTTTCAGTGATTTCGAGCGGGTGGCGATCGTCGGGCACGAGCCGGATTTGTCATCACTGATCGAGTGGCTGCTGGGCTGCAGTGGCAGCTCGGTGGAGGTGAAGAAGGCTTCGATTACGGGGCTGCTGGTTCATCCGCCGGCGTGGCATGCGCGGCTGCTGTTCCATATTCCGCCGTCGATGATCGGGGAGTGA
- a CDS encoding S1 family peptidase has protein sequence MPPPAPLKSNAVPEAWATLPTSQWPQLVLTNSAKFKGHSALQGASSFLLRASGDRTIAATARHLLGPNGGVTPTISPDRLDSVLDSWVMYPRTKPQDFMTIAAHGIAPPSGKASDWLLLEIKNNSKPLPAAPLTLRPTPVSVGEEVFLVGVPYSETDRMQNVYRAKVTHRAAPDWFRYRLETPVDIRGFSGAPILDKNGWVVGVMTVWFEPQMDGDKFLEAGGQDAASVAEVVSKKK, from the coding sequence GTGCCTCCCCCCGCTCCACTCAAATCGAACGCCGTCCCCGAAGCCTGGGCCACCCTTCCCACCAGCCAATGGCCGCAATTGGTCCTGACCAATTCCGCCAAATTCAAGGGCCACTCCGCGTTGCAGGGCGCCAGCTCCTTTCTCCTTCGAGCCTCCGGCGACCGGACAATCGCTGCCACCGCCCGCCACCTCCTCGGCCCGAATGGCGGCGTCACTCCTACCATTTCCCCGGATCGTCTAGACTCCGTCTTGGACTCATGGGTGATGTATCCCCGCACCAAGCCGCAGGACTTTATGACCATCGCAGCTCACGGGATCGCGCCACCATCCGGCAAGGCATCGGATTGGCTGCTTCTGGAAATCAAAAACAATTCGAAGCCTCTTCCAGCAGCCCCACTCACGCTCCGCCCCACTCCCGTCTCAGTGGGCGAAGAAGTCTTTCTCGTGGGCGTGCCCTACTCCGAAACCGACCGCATGCAAAACGTCTATCGTGCCAAGGTCACCCACCGGGCAGCTCCCGATTGGTTCCGCTATCGCTTGGAAACACCCGTCGATATCCGTGGCTTCAGCGGAGCGCCGATACTCGACAAGAACGGCTGGGTCGTCGGCGTCATGACTGTCTGGTTCGAGCCCCAAATGGATGGCGACAAATTCCTTGAAGCCGGTGGCCAGGACGCCGCCTCCGTTGCCGAAGTCGTCTCGAAGAAAAAGTGA